GGGCGTCGGCGGCGACGGTGTCCGGGTCGTAGAGCCAGCAGGCCGCCCAGTGGCCCGGCCGGTCGCCGATGGTCAGCGTCGGCGGCAGGTCAGTCGTGCAGCGGCGCATGGCGTGCGGGCAGCGGGGGTGGAACCGGCAGCCGGCGGGCGGGGCGATCAGGCTCGGCGGCTCGCCCTGGCCGCGGTCCTCGCCGGCGGCCGCGTCGACGCCGGCGCCGTCGCCGGTGATCCGCTCGGGGTCCGGCGCCGAATCGGTGAGCAGCCGGGTGTACGGGTGGGCCGGGTTTTGGGTGACGGTCTCGCTGTCGCCACCCTCGACCATGCGGCCCGCGTACATCACGATCGTCTCGTCGGCGAAGTAGCGGGCCGAGGCGATGTCGTGCGTGATGTAGAGGATGGCGATGTTGAGCCGGTCCTTGAGGTCCTGCAGCAGGTTGAGCACGCCGAGGCGGATCGACACGTCGAGCATCGAGACCGGCTCGTCGGCGAGGAGCACCTCCGGGTCGGCGCCGAGCGCCCGGGCGATGGCGACGCGCTGCCGCTGGCCGCCGGAGAGCTCGTGCGGGAAGGCGTCCAGGTAGCGCTCGGGCGGGGTCAGGCTGACCCGGGTGAGCAGCTTGGCGAGGGCCGCCTCCAGCTCCGCGGCGCCGCGCCCGGCGTTGCCGTGGATCCGCAGCGACCGGGTGAGGTGGTAGCGGACGGTGTGCACCGGGTTCAGCGACGCGAACGGGTCCTGGAGGATCAGTTGGACCCGCCGCACGTACGACCGGAAGGGCCGGCCGCCGCGCACCCGGGTCGACGTGCCGTGCAATTGGAGGTCGCCGGCGGTGCGGGGATAGATCTGGGCCAGCAGCCGGGCCACGGTGGACTTGCCGGAGCCGGACTCCCCGACCAGCGCGGTCACCCGGCCGCGACGCAGCGCGAACGATACGTCGTCGACCGCGTGCACGACTGCCGGCGTCCGGGAGAAGAGGTCACGCAGCCGCCTGCGGACGGGGAAGTGCTTGGTCAGGCCGACGGCCTCCAGCACCACCTCGTCGACCGGCGCCGCCGCGCTCTCGCTCAACGTCATGCCGAGTTCCTGTCTGAGCGTGGGGTGCGCCTCCCCGGCCGGCCGGGAGGCCGGCCGGGGAGGCGGTTAACGAGGTCAGCCGTTGGCGGGCTTGAGGTGCAGGACCACGTCCAGCGCGTTGGGCTGGGTGGGCTGCATGGCGCCGTACGGGTTCGAGTCGTCGGGCCAGCCGGTCCAGTTCTTCGTGCTGTACGCGCCGCCGATGTTGTCCGCGCCGACCGGGATCATCGGCATCTGGTCGACGAAGATCTTCTGCAGCGTGGTCATCGCGGTGGTGCGCGCGGCGTCGTCGGTGGCGTTCGCGTAGGCGACTAGGGCGTCGGTCGCCTCCTTGTTGTTGAAGCGGCCGAAGTTGCCCGCGGGGGAGGCGGTGCCGACCGGCTTGAGCTGCCGGCCGTCCATGATCGTCCGGTAGATGTCGTACGGCGTGGCGCCGCCTTCGGTCCACCGGAAGGTCGCCTCGAAGTTGCCCTGCTCGACGTTGCGGAACCAGGCGTCCTGGTTGGCCTTGTCGACCGTCGCGGCGATGCCGATCTTGGACAGGTTGTCCTTCACGATCTCGAGGCTGGTCTGGTAGTCGGACCAGCCGGCCGGGTCGGTCAGCTTGATCGTGACGGCCTTGCCGGTCTTGTCCTTGAGGGTGTTGCCCTCGAGCTTGTAGCCGGCGCCGGTGAGCAGCGCCTTGGCGCCCTCGACGTCGACCTTGTGCTCCTGGCCCTTGAACTCCGAGGCGATGAACGCGTCACCGGCCGGGCTGGGCAGACCGGTCACGCTTTTCACCAGCGGGTGGAAGTAGCCGGCCTCGGCCGTGGTGAAGATGTCCTGGCGGTCGATGACCATGTTCATGGCCCGGCGCAGCGTCGGGTCGTCGAACGGCTTCTTCGTGGTGTTGAGGTAGAGGCCGTGGATGCCCAGGATCGCGGGCGCCCACATCTTGTGGTGCTCCTGGTCCTTGGCCACGAAGACGGTCTGGTAGTTGGGGATGAAGACGAAGCTCCACTCCGACTCGCCGTTGGCCAGCGCGGTGGTCTGCGCGCTGTTGTCCGTGTAGGAGGTGTAGCGCAGTTCCTTGACCTTCGGCAGGTCCTGCCAGTAGCCCTTGTCGCGCACCGACAGCGTCATGCTGGCCGGGGTGAACGACTTCAGGGTGTACGGGCCGCTGCCGACGGGCTCCTTGACGGTGTCGGTGGTCGGGTCGCTGATCTTCTCCCAGATGTGCTTGGGGACGATCGGCACCCGCCACAGCACCTTCTGCTGGTTCACGAACTGCGGGCTGGCCATCTTGATGGTGACTTCGTTGCCGCTGGCGGTCGCGTCCGTGTAGGGCACGCCCTGGTCGTTGAGCGCCGGGTACTTCTTGACCAGGTTGTAGGTGAAGGCGACGTCCTCGGCGGTGACCTTCTGCCCGTCCGACCAGGTGGCGTTGTCTCGGATGGTGACCTTGACCGAGGTGTAGTCCGACGACCACTCGGCCTTGGTCGCCAGCCACGGCTTGAACGGGTCGGCCGGCTTCACCGGGTTCCACATCATCAGCGGCTCGAAGATCTGCCAGCGGTAGCCCAGCGAGGCCGCGGCGGACGTGGTGAGGAACGGGTTGTTGTTTTCGGCCTGCGGGCCGTTCGGCATGCCGACGTTCAGCACCGTGGCCGCCTGACCGTTGTTCTTGTTCGCGTTCGGGCTGTCGCCGCACGCGGCGACGCCGGTGGCCATCGCGCCGGCTAGCGCGACGGCGAGGAACTGCCTTCTTCTCATGGAGGTCTCCCTCGGTGCTCCCGCAATCCTCGAGCGGGATGTGGTGGATGGAGGGTGTGCGGTGTTACCACCGGTGGGCGCCGTGCCCGCCGGTGTGGGTGGTGGATACAGCGGTGGAGAGGTCAGGTGGTGCCGGTCGAGGCGCGGACGGTGAAGCTGGTGGGGATGACGGTCGGGGTGTCGGGCAGCGGCGTGCCGGCCAGGTGGGCGATGAGGGTACGGGCGGCGGCCGCCCCCATCTCCCGCAACGGCTGGCGGACCGAGCTCAGCGGTGGATGGGTGTGCCCGGCGAGGGGCAGGTCGTCGAAGCCGACCACCGCCACGTCGTGCGGGACCCGCCGGCCGGCGTCGCGCAGCGCCTGGAGCGCCCCGGCCGCGGAGAGGTCGTTGTGCGCGAAGACGGCGTCGAACGGCACGCCGTCGGCGAGCAGGCGCTCCACCGCGGCCCGCCCGCACTCGAAGGTGAAGTCGCCCTCCACGACGAGGGCGGGATCGATGGGCAGGCCGGCGTCGGCGTAGCCGTTCGCGAAGCCGGCCAGCCGCTCCCGGGTGCACCCGAAGCGGCGCAGGCCGGTGACGACCAGCGGCCGCTTCCGCCCGTGCGACAGCAGGTGCGCCGCCGCGGCTCGCGCGCCGGACTCGTTGGTGGTGCGCACCGACGGGAAGCCGGGCTGGTGGCCGCGGTCGTCGATGAGGATGACCGGCAGGCCGCGCTCGTGCAGCTCGGTGATGTAGTCGAGGGTGCCCTCCGGCTCGACCACGAGCAGGCCGTCGAAGGACTTCGCGGAGGCCTGGGAGGCGAACCGCCGCATCGACTCGTCGCCGTTGGTGCAGGTGAACAGCAGCATGCCGTACCCCTCGGCCTCGACCACGTCGGCCGCGCCCTGGAGCACCTCGCCCATCCAGGGCCAGGTCAGGGCGGGCACCAACATGCCGACCACCCGGGTACGCCCGCGGGCCAGGCCGACCGCGCGGGCGCTCGGCACGTACCCGAGGGCGTTGATGACCGCGCGGACCCGGTCGGCGGTGCGGACGTCCACCTCGCCCTTGCCGTTGAGCACCCGGGAGACCGTCGTCTTGCTCACCCCTGCGCGGGCGGCGACATCGGCGATGGTGATCGGCACGTCACGCTCCCGGGTCGAAGGGGTGTGGGGTTGTTTCGGAACCGGTTGCGGAAGCGGTTCCGTCGCAGTCAACCGAAGTGGCGGCGGTCACGTCAATAACGGCCGTGTAACAAAACATGTCTAAGTTCGACACCTGAAAAAAGTGCCCCACGGACAGCGCGGCCGATCCAGGGTGTGGCCAGCGTCGATGCGAGAAAGCCGGGCCGCCCGCGAGGCGTGCCGGCGCCTACAGCTCCGTAGCATTGAGCGTTGGCAAGATCGAGACAGGCGTGAGCAGTGACGTCATCGACCAACGTCGGCGTTCGTCGGGTTCCGGTTCCCGCCGGACGTGATCGTGGTCGCGGTTGACGAGACGTACGTCAAGGTCAACGGAGTTTGGCGGTATGTGTACCGGGCGGTCGACCAGTACGGGTAGGAGTAACCCCTGCCGGCCGGAGGTGCAGCGGGTCGACACCACCGAGCACCGGCGCTGGGGCGGCTACGCCGGCGCCGCCGGTCAGGGCTGGTACTCGCTGCGGGTGCGGGGCAGCCACTGGGGATGGTGGTCGCGCAGGTAGCCGACCAGTCCTTCGCGCAGGTCGCAGCGCAGGTTCCAGGCGCTGGCGCCGTCCGCGGCCGAGGCCTGCACCTCGATGACCACGGTCTGCGGGGTGGCGTCGACCATCTGGAGCACCCACTGGTCTCGATCCCACAGCGGTGACGACTCGACCAGTCGGCGTGCCTCCCGGCGCAGGTCGTCCAGGTCGGCGGTGTGGTCGACATGGATCTGGACCTTGCCGATTACCCGGAACTCGTTCCGGGTCCAGTTCTGGAACGGCCGCTCAGTGAAGTACGTGGTCGGCAGGATGAGTACCCGGTTGTCCCAGAGCCGGATCACCACGTTGGTCAGCTTCACCTCCTCGACCCGGCCCCATTCGCCGTCCACTACCAGCACGTCGCCGACGTGCATCCCGTCGGCGAAGGCGATCTGGATGCCGGCGAACGCGTTGCCGAGCGCGGTTCGGGCGGAGAGGCCGATCACCGCGCCGATCACGCCGGCCGACGTCAGAATGGAGATGCCGGCGAGGCGTACCGGCCGGAAGGTGATCAGGATCAGGCCGATCGCGACGACCGTGACCACGGCGACGGTGAGCCGCCGCACGGGGCGGATCTGGGTCCGGGCCCGCCGGATCCGCCGGCTTTTGACCAGATCGCTCGGCAGCTTGCTGAACGAGACCGCTTCGGCGACGTGCAATGTCCTGATCACCAGCCACGAGCTGAGGGCGATCAGGACCAGCAGGACGGAATGCCGCAGATAACGCTGCCACTCGGCCGGTCCGGGCGGCAGCGCGTAGTACAGCGCCCCGACCAGTAGGACCGCGGCCGCCGGGCGGCGGCAGGCGTGCCGCAGCGGTTCCAGCAGCCACTTGTAGCGGCCACGGGCAGCCCGGCGGATCAGCACGCCGGAGACCACGTCCACGACCACGGCCGCCGTC
The nucleotide sequence above comes from Micromonospora luteifusca. Encoded proteins:
- a CDS encoding ABC transporter ATP-binding protein translates to MTLSESAAAPVDEVVLEAVGLTKHFPVRRRLRDLFSRTPAVVHAVDDVSFALRRGRVTALVGESGSGKSTVARLLAQIYPRTAGDLQLHGTSTRVRGGRPFRSYVRRVQLILQDPFASLNPVHTVRYHLTRSLRIHGNAGRGAAELEAALAKLLTRVSLTPPERYLDAFPHELSGGQRQRVAIARALGADPEVLLADEPVSMLDVSIRLGVLNLLQDLKDRLNIAILYITHDIASARYFADETIVMYAGRMVEGGDSETVTQNPAHPYTRLLTDSAPDPERITGDGAGVDAAAGEDRGQGEPPSLIAPPAGCRFHPRCPHAMRRCTTDLPPTLTIGDRPGHWAACWLYDPDTVAADAPGSAAPDADPAVPPPPAAVERDGTATLEETR
- a CDS encoding ABC transporter substrate-binding protein, translating into MRRRQFLAVALAGAMATGVAACGDSPNANKNNGQAATVLNVGMPNGPQAENNNPFLTTSAAASLGYRWQIFEPLMMWNPVKPADPFKPWLATKAEWSSDYTSVKVTIRDNATWSDGQKVTAEDVAFTYNLVKKYPALNDQGVPYTDATASGNEVTIKMASPQFVNQQKVLWRVPIVPKHIWEKISDPTTDTVKEPVGSGPYTLKSFTPASMTLSVRDKGYWQDLPKVKELRYTSYTDNSAQTTALANGESEWSFVFIPNYQTVFVAKDQEHHKMWAPAILGIHGLYLNTTKKPFDDPTLRRAMNMVIDRQDIFTTAEAGYFHPLVKSVTGLPSPAGDAFIASEFKGQEHKVDVEGAKALLTGAGYKLEGNTLKDKTGKAVTIKLTDPAGWSDYQTSLEIVKDNLSKIGIAATVDKANQDAWFRNVEQGNFEATFRWTEGGATPYDIYRTIMDGRQLKPVGTASPAGNFGRFNNKEATDALVAYANATDDAARTTAMTTLQKIFVDQMPMIPVGADNIGGAYSTKNWTGWPDDSNPYGAMQPTQPNALDVVLHLKPANG
- a CDS encoding LacI family DNA-binding transcriptional regulator yields the protein MPITIADVAARAGVSKTTVSRVLNGKGEVDVRTADRVRAVINALGYVPSARAVGLARGRTRVVGMLVPALTWPWMGEVLQGAADVVEAEGYGMLLFTCTNGDESMRRFASQASAKSFDGLLVVEPEGTLDYITELHERGLPVILIDDRGHQPGFPSVRTTNESGARAAAAHLLSHGRKRPLVVTGLRRFGCTRERLAGFANGYADAGLPIDPALVVEGDFTFECGRAAVERLLADGVPFDAVFAHNDLSAAGALQALRDAGRRVPHDVAVVGFDDLPLAGHTHPPLSSVRQPLREMGAAAARTLIAHLAGTPLPDTPTVIPTSFTVRASTGTT
- a CDS encoding DDE-type integrase/transposase/recombinase — protein: MVAVDETYVKVNGVWRYVYRAVDQYG
- a CDS encoding mechanosensitive ion channel family protein → MRTALIVLAALTAAVVVDVVSGVLIRRAARGRYKWLLEPLRHACRRPAAAVLLVGALYYALPPGPAEWQRYLRHSVLLVLIALSSWLVIRTLHVAEAVSFSKLPSDLVKSRRIRRARTQIRPVRRLTVAVVTVVAIGLILITFRPVRLAGISILTSAGVIGAVIGLSARTALGNAFAGIQIAFADGMHVGDVLVVDGEWGRVEEVKLTNVVIRLWDNRVLILPTTYFTERPFQNWTRNEFRVIGKVQIHVDHTADLDDLRREARRLVESSPLWDRDQWVLQMVDATPQTVVIEVQASAADGASAWNLRCDLREGLVGYLRDHHPQWLPRTRSEYQP